One genomic region from Ptychodera flava strain L36383 chromosome 5, AS_Pfla_20210202, whole genome shotgun sequence encodes:
- the LOC139134108 gene encoding E3 ubiquitin-protein ligase rnf146-like isoform X1 — translation MAESESTDSIPDSSKGDQSKTERKTKGVKKSDLKTDSQEDSDHKTPVIDIPECAVCLQTCVQPVQLPCGHIFCFLCVKGVANQSKRCALCRNEIPMEFLNCPTLVEPIGRVQPSSTDAKDKYSWFYEGRNGWWKYDERTTVELEEAYKQKNRCVELLIAGFLYVIDYENMIQIRRNDPTRRRRIKRDLSSVPTKGIAGIKYLSSSRRQDERQGDGNEMQSTDSVVSKVTASPGGDQDVHTTTAHFSAMTLSDQNDGVDTDDEAETTYEVVVSSTGNSGGGDQTSMSSGRSSRHHHVRSPNSLANMSSQALREGIQSLFPQGLRLRRGARRQNRRADNMVSREEYMATESEFRDGRHNIPSCEDTVMQSRYDGDVESSGDDDD, via the coding sequence ATCTGAAGACAGACAGTCAAGAAGACAGTGATCATAAAACACCAGTCATTGATATACCTGAATGCGCAGTTTGCTTACAGACCTGTGTCCAACCAGTGCAATTACCTTGTGGTCACATTTTCTGCTTCCTCTGCGTGAAGGGAGTGGCCAACCAAAGCAAAAGATGTGCCTTGTGTCGTAATGAGATTCCTATGGAGTTTCTGAACTGTCCTACCCTTGTGGAGCCCATTGGCAGAGTACAGCCTTCCTCAACAGATGCTAAGGACAAGTATTCATGGTTCTATGAAGGCAGAAATGGTTGGTGGAAGTATGATGAACGTACCACAGTAGAGCTAGAAGAGgcttacaaacaaaaaaaccgATGTGTTGAACTGCTGATTGCAGGCTTTCTGTATGTTATAGACTATGAAAATATGATTCAGATCAGACGAAATGATCCAACAAGACGTAGAAGGATCAAGCGGGACTTGTCTTCTGTACCCACTAAAGGTATTGCTGGGATCAAGTATTTGTCCAGTTCTAGAAGACAGGATGAAAGGCAAGGGGATGGTAATGAGATGCAAAGTACAGACTCTGTGGTCAGTAAAGTGACTGCATCTCCTGGGGGTGATCAGGATGTCCATACCACCACAGCTCATTTCAGTGCAATGACCCTCTCAGATCAAAACGATGGCGTGGACACTGACGATGAAGCTGAAACAACCTATGAGGTAGTGGTTTCTTCCACCGGAAATTCAGGTGGCGGCGATCAAACCAGTATGTCGTCTGGAAGGAGCAGCCGACACCACCATGTCAGATCTCCAAATTCTCTGGCAAACATGAGTTCACAAGCACTTAGGGAAGGTATCCAGAGCCTCTTTCCACAGGGACTTAGATTGCGTAGAGGAGCTCGGAGACAGAACAGACGAGCTGACAACATGGTCAGCAGGGAGGAATATATGGCCACTGAGTCAGAATTCAGGGATGGTAGACATAATATACCAAGTTGTGAAGATACAGTCATGCAGTCTAGGTATGACGGAGATGTTGAGAGCAGTGGAGATGACGATGATTGA
- the LOC139134108 gene encoding E3 ubiquitin-protein ligase rnf146-like isoform X2, producing MAESESTDSIPDSSKGDQSKTERKTKDLKTDSQEDSDHKTPVIDIPECAVCLQTCVQPVQLPCGHIFCFLCVKGVANQSKRCALCRNEIPMEFLNCPTLVEPIGRVQPSSTDAKDKYSWFYEGRNGWWKYDERTTVELEEAYKQKNRCVELLIAGFLYVIDYENMIQIRRNDPTRRRRIKRDLSSVPTKGIAGIKYLSSSRRQDERQGDGNEMQSTDSVVSKVTASPGGDQDVHTTTAHFSAMTLSDQNDGVDTDDEAETTYEVVVSSTGNSGGGDQTSMSSGRSSRHHHVRSPNSLANMSSQALREGIQSLFPQGLRLRRGARRQNRRADNMVSREEYMATESEFRDGRHNIPSCEDTVMQSRYDGDVESSGDDDD from the coding sequence ATCTGAAGACAGACAGTCAAGAAGACAGTGATCATAAAACACCAGTCATTGATATACCTGAATGCGCAGTTTGCTTACAGACCTGTGTCCAACCAGTGCAATTACCTTGTGGTCACATTTTCTGCTTCCTCTGCGTGAAGGGAGTGGCCAACCAAAGCAAAAGATGTGCCTTGTGTCGTAATGAGATTCCTATGGAGTTTCTGAACTGTCCTACCCTTGTGGAGCCCATTGGCAGAGTACAGCCTTCCTCAACAGATGCTAAGGACAAGTATTCATGGTTCTATGAAGGCAGAAATGGTTGGTGGAAGTATGATGAACGTACCACAGTAGAGCTAGAAGAGgcttacaaacaaaaaaaccgATGTGTTGAACTGCTGATTGCAGGCTTTCTGTATGTTATAGACTATGAAAATATGATTCAGATCAGACGAAATGATCCAACAAGACGTAGAAGGATCAAGCGGGACTTGTCTTCTGTACCCACTAAAGGTATTGCTGGGATCAAGTATTTGTCCAGTTCTAGAAGACAGGATGAAAGGCAAGGGGATGGTAATGAGATGCAAAGTACAGACTCTGTGGTCAGTAAAGTGACTGCATCTCCTGGGGGTGATCAGGATGTCCATACCACCACAGCTCATTTCAGTGCAATGACCCTCTCAGATCAAAACGATGGCGTGGACACTGACGATGAAGCTGAAACAACCTATGAGGTAGTGGTTTCTTCCACCGGAAATTCAGGTGGCGGCGATCAAACCAGTATGTCGTCTGGAAGGAGCAGCCGACACCACCATGTCAGATCTCCAAATTCTCTGGCAAACATGAGTTCACAAGCACTTAGGGAAGGTATCCAGAGCCTCTTTCCACAGGGACTTAGATTGCGTAGAGGAGCTCGGAGACAGAACAGACGAGCTGACAACATGGTCAGCAGGGAGGAATATATGGCCACTGAGTCAGAATTCAGGGATGGTAGACATAATATACCAAGTTGTGAAGATACAGTCATGCAGTCTAGGTATGACGGAGATGTTGAGAGCAGTGGAGATGACGATGATTGA
- the LOC139134110 gene encoding 1-acyl-sn-glycerol-3-phosphate acyltransferase epsilon-like — MLTALVYLQALRFAVPAFVMLGTSPCYVATLLVPWRVISAILPTRWYHAVDDVMYSCYQRMVVFFYEHYTGLEVVLYGDVDCLEKKENVIYICNHQSTIDWIVSDLVSIRQGSLGHLRYVLKDGLKYFPLYGAYFAMHGGVYVKRSGQFKTDTFTKRLEKFPKHNIPLWLVIFPEGTRYNPELPDVIKKSQGFAYSSGLTVLNQVLTPRVKATAASLHELRNYIDAVYDCTIAYEWKDENFQRKPGPGMTDFLTGCCSRVHVHIRRVKVEDVPVDTNECRQWLHDAFEEKDIMLEDFYSNDPNVQGRLPGEGQRSPLSLMQTVPALIFWSGLLTAFLATEKGRSAYWKSLVFGTLGGCLLMAATT, encoded by the exons ATGCTTACAGCACTAGTGTACCTTCAAGCGCTGCGATTCGCCGTACCGGCTTTCGTCATGCTTGGAACCTCGCCATGCTACGTCGCTACTCTACTTGTGCCCTGGCGAGTTATTTCGGCGATTCTCCCGACTCGATGGTATCACGCCGTTGACGACGTGATGTACTCATGCTACCAAAGAATGGTAGTCTTCTTCTATGAACACTATACAGGACTTGAG GTTGTTCTGTACGGTGATGTAGACTGTttggaaaagaaagaaaatgttatttacatTTGCAATCACCAATCTACCATCGACTGGATTGTCAGCGATTTGGTTTCAATCCGACAAGGAAGTCTCGGCCATCTCAGATATGTCCTGAAAGATGGTCTCAAATATTTCCCGCTTTATGGAGCTTATTTTGCAATG caTGGTGGTGTGTACGTTAAAAGAAGTGGACAATTCAAGACTGATACCTTCACCaagagacttgaaaaatttCCCAAACATAACATACCG CTATGGTTGGTCATCTTTCCAGAAGGCACTCGATACAATCCAGAACTTCCGGATGTGATCAAGAAAAGCCAAGGATTTGCATACAGTAGTG GATTGACAGTACTGAATCAAGTTCTGACACCGAGAGTGAAAGCTACAGCTGCCAGTCTGCATGAATTGAGGAACTACATTGATGCTGTCTACGACTGTACCATAGCTTATGAATGGAAAGATgaaaactttcaaagaaaaccAGGGCCTGGAATGACAG ATTTCCTCACTGGATGTTGTTCAAGAGTTCATGTACATATACGCAGGGTCAAAGTTGAAGATGTGCCGGTTGATACAAATGAGTGTAGACAATGGTTGCATGACGCTTTTGAAGAAAAAGACAT AATGCTGGAAGACTTCTACTCCAATGACCCAAATGTACAAGGTCGCCTTCCGGgtgagggtcaaaggtcaccactTAGCCTAATGCAAACCGTaccagctttgatattttggagTGGTCTTCTCACTGCATTCCTAGCAACAGAGAAGGGAAGGTCAGCTTACTGGAAATCACTGGTGTTTGGCACCCTAGGTGGGTGTCTCTTGATGGCAGCAACGACATAA
- the LOC139134111 gene encoding uncharacterized protein: MMSAGVSSACTEGEKELSNGCHGAISKEGSVPEGVLLDVVRQAVDARDLFILDLTDNFFEIGGNLVTAAVAVRKLRERGYEIELEHFCEASNLCEVVAGMHRKYYTPYELVYGIEKKRTCDVTRTHLPCDHDVVSFLGASELELSKVFDFAQRFLVKVEPFVLASDLEEADKKVFIASALRELFNNYECHSLSFFIRHRESGDVRGVMLSADFCYQCHPSHEGIPVLPLSAYLQTLFSLEMKHRKNLEVTSSGLVACQVLSAVDIIGDPVIQLSLQRSLISESIQTARHHGYKRLIGFHGNPLIQECAAEAGFKPLDASEQLKTLQFKKTKPLANIRPANYRIVVMATDLQQQDKTDRNENVNEHS, translated from the exons ATGATGTCCGCTGGAGTTTCGTCAGCTTGTACGGAAGGAGAGAAGGAATTGTCCAATGGCTGTCATGGAGCTATAAGCAAGGAAGGGAGTGTACCAGAAGGGGTCCTCCTCGATGTTGTTCGGCAAGCTGTGGACGCACGTGATCTCTTCATCCTGGACCTGACGgataatttctttgaaatcggCGGGAATTTGG TGACTGCAGCCGTGGCCGTCAGAAAACTTCGTGAACGAGGATATGAAATAGAACTTGAGCATTTCTGTGAAGCGTCAAATCTTTGTGAGGTTGTTGCTGGCATGCATCGGAAATATTACACTCCGTATGAACTAGTGTATGGAATAGAAAAGAAGAGAACGTGTGACGTAACCAGGACACACCTTCCATGTGATCATGACGTAGTTTCCTTTCTCGGTGCATCTGAACTTGAACTTagtaaagtttttgattttgctcAAAGATTTCTCGTCAAAGTTGAACCCTTCGTGTTGGCATCAGACTTGGAAGAGGCGGACAAGAAAGTCTTCATTGCGTCTGCGCTGAGGGAATTGTTCAACAACTACGAGTGTCACTCGCTTTCATTTTTCATACGTCACAGGGAAAGTGGTGACGTCAGAGGAGTCATGTTGTCCGCAGACTTTTGTTATCAGTGTCATCCAAGTCACGAGGGAATACCTGTCCTCCCGTTGAGTGCTTACCTTCAAACACTGTTTTCTCTTGAAATGAAACACAGGAAAAACCTTGAGGTAACGTCTTCTGGATTAGTGGCATGTCAAGTCCTATCCGCCGTGGACATCATCGGAGACCCGGTCATTCAACTCTCGCTTCAGAGATCATTAATATCAG AGAGTATACAAACTGCCCGTCACCATGGTTACAAGAGACTCATTGGATTCCATGGAAACCCGCTTATACAGGAATGTGCGGCAGAAGCAGGATTTAAACCATTGGATGCGTCAGAACAGTTAAAAACGCTACAATTTAAGAAAACCAAACCACTTGCCAATATTAGACCTGCAAATTATAGGatcgttgtcatggcaacagacCTACAGCAACAAGACAAAACTGATAGGAATGAGAACGTTAATGAACATTCATGA
- the LOC139134109 gene encoding RNA-binding protein 34-like produces the protein MKKAKNRTKRNQKGKQHSSGNEDVQSSSQQSTAPFGQYAVGGIASLVSKSTHTPRGIGISERASSTKSSKLEQLFGQSQQPFNTVIPSPKTAKAVSKNKRSKASIDNIEQTEIDQVEGKQIVKIPDSSQLKLGKSSRRNKLKQSQVLLDREQGLRNAEKTSIPTKRKKKLDNKDDDEIGFAKHKEKKVKPSPRNQEQDSRTIFVGNVPVSITKKDIMKLFGKFGEIESMRLRSAAPSTLNLPKKVIMIQKDFHPDRSGMNVYVVFKEEKSARKALKCNGKEFRGHHLRVDLSSNTDRHDHRRSIFVGNLPYEVEEETVRGHFEQCGSVQNVRLVRDGKTGMGKGFGYVLFTEPSSVEFALKLNEKRLSGRPLRVKRSVKKEKKKMPNQAERRIMYREQKRAKSAWRDKKKKRKIRKT, from the coding sequence ATGAAGAAGGCAAAGAACAGAACTAAACGGAATCAAAAAGGTAAACAGCATTCAAGTGGAAACGAAGACGTTCAATCTTCGTCCCAACAGTCCACAGCTCCGTTCGGTCAATATGCAGTAGGTGGCATCGCCAGCCTGGTTAGCAAGTCAACACACACTCCACGAGGTATTGGCATCAGCGAGAGGGCTTCGTCTACGAAATCGTCCAAGCTTGAACAGCTGTTTGGTCAGTCACAACAGCCTTTCAACACTGTGATACCTTCCCCAAAAACAGCAAAGGCAGTGTCGAAAAACAAGCGCTCTAAAGCCTCTATCGACAATATCGAGCAAACTGAGATTGATCAGGTGGAAGGTAAACAAATCGTGAAAATTCCCGATTCTTCCCAACTGAAGTTAGGAAAATCGTCGAGGAGAAACAAGTTAAAACAGAGCCAGGTGTTGCTTGACCGAGAACAGGGTCTCCGGAATGCCGAAAAGACATCGATTCCGACCAAGAGGAAGAAGAAACTAGATAACAAGGATGACGACGAAATTGGCTTCGCCAAGCACAAGGAAAAGAAGGTAAAGCCATCCCCAAGAAACCAAGAACAAGATAGTAGAACCATATTTGTTGGTAATGTACCTGTTAGTATTACCAAGAAGGATATCATGAAGCTTTTTGGAAAGTTTGGTGAAATAGAAAGCATGCGACTGCGGTCAGCAGCTCCGAGCACCCTCAACTTGCCCAAGAAAGTCATTATGATACAGAAGGACTTTCACCCTGACCGGAGCGGTATGAACGTGTACGTGGTTTTCAAGGAAGAAAAGTCTGCCAGGAAAGCCCTGAAGTGTAATGGAAAGGAATTCCGAGGACACCACCTTCGAGTTGATCTTTCTTCAAACACAGATAGACATGACCACAGGCGATCCATCTTTGTGGGAAACCTTCCTTatgaagtagaagaagaaactgTCAGGGGACATTTTGAACAGTGTGGCAGTGTTCAAAATGTAAGGCTTGTACGCGATGGTAAAACCGGCATGGGTAAAGGGTTTGGATACGTGCTCTTTACTGAACCAAGTTCGGTAGAGTTTGCCCTGAAGCTGAACGAAAAACGCCTGAGTGGCAGACCTCTGAGGGTAAAGAGATCCGTaaagaaggagaaaaagaaaatgccAAATCAGGCTGAAAGGAGAATTATGTACAGAGAACAGAAACGTGCAAAGTCTGCGTGGAgagacaaaaagaaaaagagaaagatTCGTAAGACCTAA